The Treponema sp. J25 DNA segment TTTTTAAGAATTGTATTCCGTATCTGGGCGCTATACCGAGCCATAGGTCACCTCCTGTTCCATCTTGTTCTAGGTGACAACTATTATGGCAGAGCGCGCACCCCACGCCGAGCCACATAAGAAATATAAAAGGACGGGCAGCGGGGGCCTCCGGATGCTTCTGCACGTATCGGGCTACAAGAATACAAAGCCCCCCCGCCACAAACAGGGGCACCGTATACAGAGTAAATACCATACATTAATTGTAGTACCGGTTTCCAGAGCGTCAAGCAAGGGTGCTTTTTCAAACGAACCAGGACCCTCTTTTCACTGGTTCTGACGCTGTCGGATCGCCAGGGGATCTATCTTATATACATACACCGCGGGCTCCTCATAGGGATGGGCCCGGCGCAAGGCAGTAAGAACTGCTTCCAGGTTTTCCCCTGCCACAACGAGTTCTACCCGATCTTCCCGGACAAGTTCATCCTTTCCTTCTTGCCCAATGAAAGGGTCAGAGCCCGGAAGGGGACGGAATCGCCCTACCCCGGCGGACACAAAGGCGCAGTGATCGTAGGCTCCCAGTTTACCCGCCCCGGCATCAAAAAGGGCCTCCAAAAGTTTTTCTGTATACTCCGGGGGTACAAAGCTAACAAGGGTATAAAGGCCATACTCTGTCTTTCTCTCTTGCTCGGCAGCCATCTAGAGCCTCCTCAACCCATCGATATAATCCGTTGTTCCATAGCGGTGGTAGTTGAAAATACTCCCTTAAGCACGCCCCTTCATTCTGAGATAGTTCGCGATAGAACGATCGTAGGTCTTTTCATATTCGGCGTTAAAATAGCAGGCCGGTAATTCGCCGTGGGCTCGATGGTAGGCGATACAGGCACAGCATTTTCCCCGTTTTTCGCAGGGATAGGTGCAGGTGCATTTTTTAAGGTTCGCTTCGACGGTACAGACACTCATAGAGTAGCCCTCTCTACAAATTTTTCTTCAATATCGAACAGTAGTTTAATATAGTATATCCTATGTAAGGATGAATAGACAATGAAGCTTTCGGAAGATTTTGCTCTGGCTCTCAGGGATTATCGTCTCCTCCTTAACCGGGGCTACCCCATTCCTTCCACCCTGAAACTCGTGGGGGACCGGTACCGACTTTCCCACACCGAACGGATGATACTTTTTCGAGGTGTCCTGGATGATGAAAAGAATGAAAAGATCCATATGAAACTTGTTTCCACCCTTCCGAAAAACGCAAGCCTTGCCATCGATGGCTTTAATGTGCTTTTTACCCTGATTAACTACCGACGGGGCCATCCCCTCTTTATCAGTACGGACGGCCTGTTACGGGATGCCGGGGGTGCCCACGGCAGAATCGAAAGGACCGAAGACTGGGACTGGGCCCGTACTCTTTTCTGTGAAACCCTTCTCCACCTGCCGGTGGGTCCCCTCTGGGTTTACCTGGACGCGCCGGTTTCCCACAGCGGAGAGTACCGCCACGAGATTGAACAAAACCTGAAGCACCACGAAGCTTTCGTTCAGGTGATGCTCGAAGACTGCGCCGATATCCCCCTGCAGACCTTTACGGGGACCGCCATTGCCAGTTCCGATTCCACCATTGCTCTCCGCTGTAAGACAAGTATTTTTGACCTTGCTCGATACATCCTGGAAACATCCTATCATGCCCAGTTCCTGGATGTGGGTGCATATACATATGAAACATAAAGAAGAAGGTGCAGTAATGACAACGAATAAAAAGATCTAGTTACCATGCCGAATTTGATCGATTATCTCAGTCCTTATGACATGGATCGAAGGGATACAAGAGGCAAGAAGGGGTATACCAATCCCAATAAAACAGGCCATGGCAATAAGAGAGGGGGTAATCATAATCTGTACAAAAACATTTGTGGTAAGCCCAGGAGGGGGAGACATAGGAATTCCGCCGGACACATAAATAATAGCGGCCCCAATAAAAGCAAAAACAATTCCTATTATTGTCCCCCCTATACCAAGTACCGATCCTTCGGCCATGAATTGAAAAAGAATTAATGATCGGGAAGCTCCAAAACTTCGAAGGGTACCAATTTCTGCAATTCGCTCAAAAACACTCATGATCATCGTATTAAGGGTAGAAAAAAACATAACCACCATAACAACCATGAGGATTAATCGGAAATAACCGCCGTAAAACTGAACAACCTGGGCATAATATCCAGCATGTTGATCCCAAGAGGTAACTTCAAGATCCCACCCTTTTTCCGCTAGGAGCTTTATAATTTTATCTCGAAAGAAGACAGTTTTTTCTGTATCTTTTAAAAGAATCGCAATCTCCTGTACCCCCTCTATACCTGCAAGAATTTGGGCAGTTTTTAAGGGAACCCTTAAGATTTTTGCATCAAAATCAGCCGAATAGCTTCCT contains these protein-coding regions:
- a CDS encoding NGG1p interacting factor NIF3; protein product: MAAEQERKTEYGLYTLVSFVPPEYTEKLLEALFDAGAGKLGAYDHCAFVSAGVGRFRPLPGSDPFIGQEGKDELVREDRVELVVAGENLEAVLTALRRAHPYEEPAVYVYKIDPLAIRQRQNQ
- a CDS encoding DUF6485 family protein; protein product: MSVCTVEANLKKCTCTYPCEKRGKCCACIAYHRAHGELPACYFNAEYEKTYDRSIANYLRMKGRA
- a CDS encoding DUF434 domain-containing protein, with amino-acid sequence MKLSEDFALALRDYRLLLNRGYPIPSTLKLVGDRYRLSHTERMILFRGVLDDEKNEKIHMKLVSTLPKNASLAIDGFNVLFTLINYRRGHPLFISTDGLLRDAGGAHGRIERTEDWDWARTLFCETLLHLPVGPLWVYLDAPVSHSGEYRHEIEQNLKHHEAFVQVMLEDCADIPLQTFTGTAIASSDSTIALRCKTSIFDLARYILETSYHAQFLDVGAYTYET
- a CDS encoding FtsX-like permease family protein, encoding MIFSLAFRNVFRNKRRSLLTMVGIVAGTASILIMGGYYEYNYWGLRESFIRSQYAHIQVAKKGYWAQKEQDPYAFVIPHFEELIALLESQNEVEAVSPHFNFFGVLHTREGISELVMIRGVDPDRENKLNTFFTRKVGKDLHVNDIEFAELGIQLAQRTNLSVNDEFSLSTVAADGSYNALPLKVKGMIGSYSADFDAKILRVPLKTAQILAGIEGVQEIAILLKDTEKTVFFRDKIIKLLAEKGWDLEVTSWDQHAGYYAQVVQFYGGYFRLILMVVMVVMFFSTLNTMIMSVFERIAEIGTLRSFGASRSLILFQFMAEGSVLGIGGTIIGIVFAFIGAAIIYVSGGIPMSPPPGLTTNVFVQIMITPSLIAMACFIGIGIPLLASCIPSIHVIRTEIIDQIRHGN